In Pseudomonas sp. DNDY-54, a genomic segment contains:
- a CDS encoding secretin N-terminal domain-containing protein, whose translation MTRYLVAVLSLLASCSLYAATEVIPLSYRMAQDVLPIAQSVVGDQGKVDAYGNQLIVSAPAAVIRELRDVLSQLDSEPRRLLISVDTQNSSAGRDNGYRVDGSVGIGEVDVQTGRGEKHGRDQVRIIRHSTASQGGGIQQVQATEGYPALIQVGQSVPMISSGTDSYGQIYQQTQYRDVTRGFYATATVHGDRVQVTISSHQDRVSSSQPGAIDVQATDTRVNGRLGEWISLGGFSESDSSDQSGTLRRYSTQGRHDHALRLKVETLN comes from the coding sequence ATGACTCGCTACCTTGTCGCCGTTCTTTCGCTTCTGGCCAGCTGCTCGCTATACGCTGCGACAGAGGTCATTCCACTCAGCTATCGGATGGCGCAGGATGTTCTGCCTATCGCCCAGTCGGTTGTCGGCGATCAGGGCAAAGTGGACGCCTACGGTAACCAACTCATTGTTAGCGCACCGGCCGCCGTGATCAGGGAGCTACGGGATGTACTGTCACAGCTCGACAGCGAGCCCCGTAGATTGCTCATTAGCGTTGACACACAGAACTCGTCAGCGGGCCGCGACAACGGATATCGCGTAGACGGGTCGGTTGGTATAGGCGAAGTCGACGTTCAGACGGGACGAGGCGAGAAGCATGGACGCGATCAGGTGCGTATCATCCGGCACAGCACTGCCAGCCAGGGCGGCGGAATTCAGCAAGTCCAAGCAACCGAAGGATACCCTGCGCTTATTCAGGTCGGTCAAAGCGTTCCTATGATATCCAGTGGCACGGACAGCTATGGGCAGATTTACCAGCAGACTCAATATCGCGACGTCACTCGCGGCTTTTATGCCACCGCAACGGTGCATGGCGATCGCGTGCAGGTGACGATCAGCAGTCATCAGGATCGGGTCAGCTCATCCCAGCCAGGTGCTATCGATGTCCAGGCAACCGATACCCGTGTAAACGGACGGCTCGGAGAGTGGATATCACTCGGAGGGTTCAGTGAGAGTGATAGCTCCGATCAGAGCGGTACGCTGCGTCGCTACTCCACCCAAGGGCGGCATGACCACGCACTGCGACTGAAAGTAGAGACGCTGAATTAG
- a CDS encoding histone acetyltransferase HPA2: MSADDPEISKAAPELAAIEFISPGRFPVKNPLPVQAPRDEWSPAPCVLGVTAPLQRFECSADARRHALALLNQTQRSLSLYSLDFDPWLYNHSSIEQACVRLLLAHPRNRIRVLLQDCSRAVKEGHRLLSLARRLSSNMQIRRLHTDYPAQTSTFLVADSCGVLVRPEPDQHVGYALYRDPGRARQLQRQFDTAWDHSLTDPDLRSFLL; the protein is encoded by the coding sequence ATGAGTGCTGATGACCCGGAGATTTCGAAAGCCGCTCCTGAACTGGCAGCCATAGAGTTCATTTCACCGGGACGCTTCCCGGTGAAGAACCCGCTTCCGGTGCAGGCCCCGCGCGATGAGTGGTCGCCTGCGCCTTGTGTACTCGGGGTGACCGCCCCACTACAGCGATTTGAATGCTCCGCCGATGCTCGCCGGCATGCGCTCGCTTTGCTCAACCAAACGCAACGCAGCTTGAGTCTGTACAGTCTCGATTTCGATCCCTGGCTCTACAACCACAGCAGCATCGAGCAGGCGTGCGTACGGCTTCTCCTGGCGCATCCCCGCAATCGCATTCGCGTGTTGCTCCAAGACTGTTCCCGCGCTGTCAAAGAGGGGCACCGCCTGCTCAGCCTGGCCCGGCGATTGAGCAGTAACATGCAGATTCGCAGGCTTCATACCGATTACCCTGCGCAAACGAGTACGTTTCTCGTAGCCGACAGCTGCGGCGTGCTGGTTCGTCCTGAGCCGGATCAACATGTTGGTTATGCGCTTTACCGTGATCCTGGCCGCGCACGCCAACTTCAACGACAGTTCGATACGGCGTGGGACCACAGCTTGACCGATCCTGATTTGCGGAGCTTTCTGCTATGA
- a CDS encoding GNAT family N-acetyltransferase, whose amino-acid sequence MSSDIEVRLADWQHDNADLRRIRETVFIAEQSVPPELEWDADDADAIHFLALESGYPIGTARLLSDGHIGRVSVLRDWRGMNVGGALMKAAIKEAERRGLSEQRLTAQVHATAFYERLGFEVISEEFLEAGLPHVDMLRRSS is encoded by the coding sequence ATGAGCAGTGACATTGAGGTGCGCCTCGCCGACTGGCAACACGATAACGCCGACCTGCGTCGGATTCGCGAAACCGTTTTTATTGCAGAGCAGTCGGTCCCTCCAGAGCTTGAGTGGGATGCGGATGACGCTGATGCGATCCACTTCCTGGCGCTCGAGAGCGGCTACCCCATTGGTACCGCGCGGCTGCTCAGCGATGGGCACATCGGGCGAGTATCGGTACTTCGTGATTGGCGCGGCATGAATGTCGGCGGCGCCCTAATGAAAGCTGCTATTAAAGAAGCCGAACGCCGGGGCCTCAGCGAGCAGCGGCTCACAGCCCAAGTTCACGCTACCGCGTTTTACGAGCGGCTGGGCTTCGAGGTCATCAGCGAAGAATTTCTTGAGGCCGGCCTACCCCATGTGGATATGCTCCGAAGGAGCAGCTAG